The proteins below come from a single Tachysurus fulvidraco isolate hzauxx_2018 chromosome 13, HZAU_PFXX_2.0, whole genome shotgun sequence genomic window:
- the c1qtnf13 gene encoding complement C1q tumor necrosis factor-related protein 4 translates to MRIMTSLQHFKTGLFWTLSTNALCQIFLFINFVSPLSSMMPSMRSGFSATRSISLLGGFQRVVTFDRLLVNVGGDFNPDTGLFRCQIAGTYYFTLTVGKYPKKLLSVMLVKNSQEVQAMAYNEYRKQGRKVQSQSAMISLLPMDTVWLLVQQNPDYALYSNAAPYITFSGYLVYPESTSSMVYLNNQLGTECLPPGHASYSWRQTPEELRSAFSVARTSSVLGEKSRQDQRAALRFDVEYVNIGGHFNKSSGQFICRVPGVYFFAFTVGKHPRRAVSVKLMKGTGEVQAMVFDEDTSQKRGMQSQSLLLVLNQGDIIWLYSQQDERFAVYSNQGRYTTFSGFLVYPKSDFMDKKRTFP, encoded by the exons ATGAGAATCATGACCTCTCTTCAGCATTTTAAAACAG gaTTATTCTGGACCTTGTCCACAAATGCCCTCTGTCAAATATTCTTGTTCATCAACTTTGTCAGCCCTCTTTCTTCCATGATGCCGAGCATGCGTTCAGGGTTCTCTGCAACACGCAGCATCAGCCTGCTGGGTGGCTTTCAGCGAGTCGTGACCTTTGACCGCCTGCTTGTCAACGTTGGTGGTGACTTCAACCCGGACACAGGGCTCTTTCGTTGCCAGATCGCCGGTACCTATtacttcacactgactgtagGAAAGTACCCCAAGAAGTTGCTGTCTGTGATGCTAGTAAAGAACAGTCAGGAAGTGCAAGCAATGGCTTATAATGAGTACAGGAAACAAGGACGAAAGGTGCAGAGCCAGAGTGCCATGATTAGCCTGTTGCCCATGGACACAGTATGGCTGCTGGTGCAGCAGAACCCAGACTATGCCCTTTACAGCAATGCTGCCCCTTATATCACTTTTTCTGGCTATCTTGTATACCCAGAGTCTACATCATCTATGGTATACCTTAACAACCAGCTTGGTACTGAGTGCCTGCCCCCTGGACACGCCAGCTATAGCTGGAGACAAACCCCAGAGGAGCTCAGGTCTGCATTTTCGGTAGCTAGGACATCATCTGTGCTGGGGGAAAAGAGTAGACAAGACCAGAGGGCGGCTCTGAGGTTTGACGTGGAGTATGTCAACATTGGTGGCCATTTCAACAAGTCTTCTGGCCAATTCATATGCCGAGTGCCAGGAGTATACTTCTTTGCATTCACGGTAGGGAAGCACCCTCGACGGGCTGTGTCAGTGAAGTTAATGAAAGGGACTGGCGAAGTGCAAGCCATGGTGTTTGATGAGGACACGTCACAGAAAAGAGGAATGCAGAGCCAAAGTTTGTTATTAGTACTGAACCAAGGAGATATCATTTGGCTTTACAGCCAACAAGATGAGCGCTTTGCTGTTTACAGCAACCAGGGACGCTACACAACCTTCAGTGGGTTTCTAGTGTACCCTAAGTCTGATTTTATGGACAAGAAAAGAACTTTCCCATGA
- the LOC113652505 gene encoding chitin synthase chs-1-like, with translation MEEEHREYKYRQAWDECRELPDIQDEQKQKPKKRYRFMKWYCCCVVAILVFALSLVSKSSFLILVTLGNNVSMSVPEGQKVSALLSIGCMLVGPNILLLLKSLWKFFFKSAIKPTKQKTVMWVIFVEFLVSFGEAILTVMAMPYFDIVTNVMILNSVSILSAVFQVVDQIRARCKIENDSFQPISCKECGKWLRPIASIIFIVLGYVLFIINYLVIEENSSIEVKTAVCLAIVGTVFVSLNWWENYSSLFPFLEDISKDIASSQNVVCILSSVVKVLVTAAVVVYKVPLSNWSSLSLIPTSVIRTVFGLMAVQIVSSAMCRWFVVVACKMHSLRRCFVVPIYLSSVAVMLLFIGLFASNFQCPNSNSNHSTSEPFHNQTNSIIPLCSLITDIRHTLSTRHIVSEKNVGGLVVLALCALSWWLGFMLSTGYIWSLKIQRIERTHDLFVKQMYEGAFLEQSMLLNTRFVAREKNTGERSKCPVTIYLCATMWHETYDEMIKILISMFRLDKFRPKINNYKDAFFEFHIYFDDAFKDVQNGNMRHVNEYAETLVEVVKEVYTIFSEDDPCIFKKKPCLPQQKIISTPYGGRLEYTLPKGNIMMVHLKDKQLIRHKKRWSQIMYLYYLLGWRLNGKYLKMFEKGGDVDELREHLKKEKENTYILALDGDTDFQPSSVMLLIDRLKLYPEVGAACGRIHPTGTGPMVWYQKFEYAVGHWLQKTAEHVFGCVLCSPGCFSLFRGAALMDNNVMKRYTTKPTEAIHHVQYDQGEDRWLCTLLVQQGWRVEYNAASDAYTNAPQDFKEFFNQRRRWGPSTMANTIDLLGSGGLTAQRNSSISKPYIVYQVISMGASILGPASICLMIAGSFNFIVNMDPKVALIAATVPPTIYLALCFKLKADTQIQIAAVMSVLYAFLMTGTILSIIGDIVKNETFMTPSGLFLISMTLLYIITAALHPQELSLLIYGVLYFLCIPSGYLLLSIYSIVNMNNVSWGTRETGGKVETVAVSAIKRKVKQAACCKCPCWNTIDDTTENEPLLSSVVSEEQDLKIHTDSEKRSHECLTLQIPKSWIEDLQEKFHDFPLHQATLSEDETMFWKELQKLYLEPLKENKEQQEKVAEELKDLRNKVTFVFFICNALWLMATLFLQAIGQPVSLPIPKMYPNGTTSWNETFSVDPISLMFLLSFALLLIIQFLAMLYHRIYTLIHFVSYFDTEIKSYYRKKVPAALETGAQSLPGKEMSIITEADTSN, from the exons ATGGAAGAGGAGCACAGAGAATATAAATACAG ACAGGCATGGGATGAATGCAGAGAACTTCCAGATATTCAAGATGAACAAAAGCAAAAACCCAAGAAACGATACAGGTTTATGAAATGGTACTGTTGTTGTGTGGTTGCCATCCTTGTGTTTGCTCTTTCATTAGTGAGTAAG TCATCGTTTCTTATTTTGGTAACACTTGGAAACaatgtgagtatgagtgtgccTGAAGGGCAAAAAGTGAGTGCTCTCCTGAGTATCGGCTGTATGCTGGTTGGACCAAATATTTTGCTTCTGCTCAAGAGTCTAtggaaattttttttcaaaagtgCAATTAAACCAActaaacagaaaacagtcatGTGG GTGATCTTTGTTGAGTTTTTGGTGTCATTTGGAGAAGCGATTTTGACAGTGATGGCCATGCCATATTTtgacattgtcactaatgtgaTGATCTTGAACAGTGTGAGCATCCTGTCAGCAGTCTTCCAGGTGGTCGATCAAATTCGTGCCAGATGTAAAATAGAAAATGATTCATTCCAACCAATTTCCTGCAAAGAATGTGGAAAGTGGCTCAGACCAATTGCTTCCATCATCTTCATTGTTCTGGGCTATGTCCTCTTCATAATAAACTACTTAGTAATAGAAGAAAACTCTTCTATTGAAGTTAAAACAGCTGTGTGTCTGGCCATTGTAGGAACAGTTTTTGTTTCATTGAACTGGTGGGAGAACTACAGCAGTCTGTTCCCATTTTTGGAAGACATTTCCAAAGACATAGCCAGTTCCCAGAATGTGGTTTGCATTCTGTCCAGTGTGGTGAAAGTCCTGGTCACTGCAGCTGTTGTTGTATATAAAGTTCCTCTGTCCAATTGGAGCTCCCTAAGCTTGATCCCTACAAGTGTGATCAGGACAGTTTTTGGTTTGATGGCAGTCCAGATTGTTTCTTCTGCAATGTGTCGCTGGTTTGTAGTGGTGGCTTGCAAGATGCATTCCCTGCGTCGTTGTTTTGTTGTGCCCATATACTTGTCCTCTGTGGCTGTCATGCTACTGTTTATTGGTCTGTTTGCCTCTAACTTTCAGTGCCCTAATTCAAATAGTAATCATTCTACAAGTGAGCCCTTTCATAACCAGACCAACAGTATTATTCCACTCTGTTCATTGATTACCgacatcagacacacactttccaCACGCCATATTGTGTCAGAAAAGAATGTTGGAGGATTGGTGGTTCTTGCCCTGTGTGCCCTTAGCTGGTGGCTGGGATTCATGCTAAGCACTGGTTACATCTGGTCTCTGAAGATCCAGCGCATCGAGAGAACTCATGATCTGTTTGTGAAGCAGATGTATGAGGGAGCATTTCTAGAACAGTCCATGTTGCTTAACACACGTTTTGTGGCCAGGGAGAAAAATACGGGTGAAAG gTCAAAATGCCCGGTAACAATCTATTTGTGTGCAACTATGTGGCATGAGACGTATGATGAAATGATTAAAATTCTCATCTCAATGTTCAG GCTCGACAAATTCcgtccaaaaataaataactacaaaGATGCTTTCTTCGAGTTCCATATTTACTTTGACGATGCTTTTAAGGATGTGCAGAATGGCAACATGCGACATGTAAACGAATATGCTGAGACCCTAGTGGAAGTAGTCAAAGAGGTTTACAC AATTTTTAGTGAGGATGACCCATGTATATTCAAGAAGAAGCCCTGCCTCCCTCAGCAGAAGATCATCAGCACACCATATGGAGGTCGTCTGGAGTACACACTTCCTAAAGGCAACATAATGATGGTTCACCTCAAGGACAAACAGCTGATTCGACACAAAAAGAGATGGTCCCAG ATCATGTACTTATACTACCTACTTGGCTGGAGACTCAATGGCAAGTACCTGAAGATGTTTGAGAAGGGTGGAGATGTAGATGAACTGAGGGAACATTTAAAG aaagagaaagagaacacaTACATCTTGGCTCTGGATGGAGACACAGATTTCCAGCCCTCTTCTGTGATGTTACTGATTGACAGGCTTAAACTCTACCCAGAGGTGGGAGCTGCATGTGGCCGGATTCACCCCACTGGCACGG GGCCCATGGTGTGGTATCAGAAATTTGAGTATGCAGTGGGCCACTGGCTGCAGAAGACAGCAGAGCATGTGTTTGGCTGTGTGCTCTGTAGCCCTGGTTGCTTTAGTCTCTTCAGAGGTGCTGCCCTCATGGACAATAACGTCATGAAGAGATACACCACCAAACCAACAGAAGCCAttcaccatgtacagtatgaccAAG GAGAGGACCGCTGGCTCTGCACTCTCTTAGTACAGCAGGGTTGGCGGGTGGAGTATAATGCTGCGTCAGACGCCTACACTAACGCACCACAGGACTTCAAAGAGTTCTTCAACCAACGGCGGCGCTGGGGGCCCTCCACCATGGCCAACACCATCGATCTGCTTGGCTCTGGGGGCTTGACCGCTCAGAGGAACAGCTCTATCTCTAAACCTTACATCGTTTATCAGGTCATCAGCATGGGTGCATCCATTCTGGGCCCTGCCAGCATCTGCCTGATGATAGCAG GAAGCTTTAATTTCATAGTAAATATGGATCCAAAGGTTGCTCTCATTGCAGCCACGGTGCCTCCAACAATCTACCTGGCACTGTGCTTCAAGCTGAAAGCTGACACCCAAATCCAGATAGCAGCAGTCATGAGTGTTTTGTATGCGTTCCTCATGACTGGAACTATTCTCTCAATCATAG GAGACATAGTGAAAAATGAGACATTTATGACCCCCAGTGGCCTGTTTCTGATTAGCATGACTCTACTGTACATCATCACAGCAGCTCTTCACCCTCAGGAGCTTTCTCTGCTCATCTATGGGGTTCTCTATTTCCTCTGTATACCCAGTGGCTATCTCCTGCTTTCTATTTACTCTATCGTGAATATGAACAATGTCTCATGGGGGACACGAGAGACTGGGGGCAAAGTGGAAACTGTAGCAGTGAGCGCCATAAAGAGGAAGGTCAAACAGGCAGCATGCTGTAAATGCCCCTGCTGGAATACCATTGACGATACAACTGAAAATGAGCCACTGCTGAGCTCTGTAGTGTCAGAGGAGCAAGATCTTAAGATCCACACGGATTCTGAAAAAAG ATCACATGAATGCCTCACATTACAAATTCCTAAAA GCTGGATTGAAGACCTGCAAGAAAAATTTCATGACTTCCCACTACACCAGGCCACACTCTCAGAG GATGAAACTATGTTCTGGAAAGAACTGCAGAAACTATATTTGGAACCTCTTAAAGAGAACAAAGAGCAACAGGAAAAAGTCGCAGAAGAGCTCAAAGACCTTAGAAACAAG GTGACATTTGTCTTCTTCATCTGCAATGCTCTTTGGTTGATGGCCACCTTGTTTCTCCAAGCCATCGGCCAGCCTGTCTCACTGCCTATTCCAAAAATGTATCCAAATGGAACTACTTCTTGGaatgaaacattttctgttGATCCGATATCACTAATGTTTCTCCTGAGCTTTGCATTGCTCCTTATTATACAGTTTCTTGCAATGCTTTACCACAG aatctacacattaattcattttgtgtCCTATTTTGACACTGAGATAAAGTCTTACTATCGAAAAAAG gTTCCTGCAGCTTTGGAAACCGGTGCTCAGTCTTTGCCAGGGAAGGAGATGTCTATTATTACTGAAGCTGACACAAGCAACTAA
- the LOC113652752 gene encoding chitin synthase chs-2-like, whose product MKENQLRKSWDTCREVPYIQDELKTPKRLSFMKWLCWSIVGTLVFALTVLSKSSFLILVTLPSNVTDSVPEKQKASALLSIGCMLVGPNILLLLKSLWKFIFKSAIKPSKKTVIWVIFVEFLVSFGEVVLTVMAMPYFDIVTNVMILNSVSILSAVFQVVDQIRARCKRESDSFQPMSCKVECGKWLRPIASIIFIILGYVLFIINYLVMENSSIEVKTAVCLAIVGTVFVSLNWWENYSSLFPFLEDISKDIASSQNVVCILSSVVKVLVTAAVVVYNVPLSSWSSLSSIDTSVNRTVFGLMAVQIVSSAMCRWFVVVACKIHALRRCFVVPMYLSSVAVMLLFIGLFAPNFQCPNSNSNHSTSETFNQTDSTVPLASLITDIRNTLCTRRIVSEKNVGGLVALALCALSWWLGFMLSTGYIWSLKIQRIERTHDLFVKQMYEGAFLEQSMLLNTRFVAREKKKDERSKCTVTIYLCATMWHETYDEMIKTLISMFRLDKFRPKINNYKDAFFEFHIYFDDAFKDVQNGNMRHVNEYAETLVEVVKEVYTIFSEDDPCIFKKKPCLPQQKIISTPYGGRLEYTLPKGNIMMVHLKDKQLIRHKKRWSQIMYLYYLLGWRLNGKYLKMFEKGGHVDELREHLKKEKENTYILALDGDTDFQPSSVMLLIDRLKLYPEVGAACGRIHPTGTGPMVWYQKFEYAVGHWLQKTAEHVFGCVLCSPGCFSLFRGAALMDDNVMKRYTTKPTEAIHHVQYDQGEDRWLCTLLVQQGWRVEYNAASDAYTNAPQDFKEFYNQRRRWGPSTMANTIDLLGSGGLTAQRNSSISKPYIVYQVISMGASILGPATICLMIAGSFNFIANMDQKLALIAATVPPTIYLALCFKLKADTQIQIAAVMSVLYAFLMTGTILSIIGDIVKNETFMTPSGLFLISMTLLYVITAALHPQELSLVIYGVLYFLCIPSGYLLLSIYSIVNMNNVSWGTRETGGKVSAIKRKVKQAACCKCPCWNTSEDTIEIEPLLSSVVSDEQDLKIHTDSEENESSNKYFTLQTPRSWVEDLQEKFHDFPLHQDILSEDETEFWKDLQKQYLEPLKENKEQQEKVAEDLKELRNKVAFVFFICNALWLIATLFLQAIGEPVALAIPKIYPNGSVAKGETFSVDPISLMFLLSFALLLIMQFLAMLYHRIYTLIHFVAYLGTEIETVRKSTEPSHERMVSKSSEANIKSSTPLEMASYEEIPAATEEIFKATIL is encoded by the exons atgaaagaaaaccagCTGAg AAAGTCATGGGACACGTGTAGAGAAGTTCCATATATTCAAGATGAACTAAAAACCCCAAAACGACTAAGTTTTATGAAATGGCTCTGCTGGAGCATAGTTGGTACACTGGTGTTTGCTCTAACAGTACTCAGTAAG TCATCGTTTCTGATTTTGGTAACACTTCCAAGCAATGTCACTGATAGTGTGCCTGAAAAGCAAAAAGCGAGTGCTCTGCTGAGTATCGGCTGTATGCTGGTTGGACCAAATATTTTGCTTCTGCTCAAGAGTCTATggaaatttattttcaaaagtgCAATTAAACCATCCAAGAAAACAGTCATATGG GTGATCTTTGTTGAGTTTTTGGTGTCATTTGGTGAAGTGGTATTGACAGTGATGGCCATGCCATATTTtgacattgtcactaatgtgaTGATCTTGAACAGTGTGAGCATCCTGTCAGCAGTCTTCCAGGTGGTCGATCAAATTCGTGCCAGATGTAAAAGAGAAAGTGATTCATTCCAACCAATGTCCTGCAAAGTGGAATGTGGAAAGTGGCTCAGACCAATTGCTTCCATCATTTTCATTATTCTGGGCTATGTCCTCTTCATCATAAACTACTTAGTAATGGAAAACTCTTCTATTGAAGTTAAAACAGCTGTGTGTCTGGCCATTGTAGGAACAGTTTTTGTTTCATTGAACTGGTGGGAGAACTACAGCAGTCTGTTCCCATTTTTGGAAGACATTTCCAAAGACATAGCCAGTTCCCAGAATGTGGTTTGCATTCTGTCCAGTGTGGTGAAAGTCCTGGTCACTGCAGCTGTTGTTGTATATAATGTTCCTCTGTCCAGTTGGAGCTCCCTAAGCTCTATCGATACAAGTGTGAATAGGACAGTCTTTGGATTGATGGCAGTCCAGATTGTTTCTTCTGCAATGTGTCGCTGGTTTGTAGTGGTGGCTTGCAAGATACATGCCCTGCGTCGTTGTTTTGTTGTGCCCATGTACTTGTCCTCTGTGGCTGTCATGCTACTGTTTATTGGTCTGTTTGCCCCTAACTTTCAGTGCCCTAATTCAAATAGTAATCATTCTACAAGTGAGACCTTTAACCAGACCGACAGTACTGTTCCACTCGCTTCATTGATTACCGACATCAGGAACACACTTTGCACACGACGTATTGTGTCAGAAAAGAATGTTGGAGGATTGGTGGCTCTTGCCCTGTGTGCCCTTAGCTGGTGGCTGGGATTCATGCTAAGCACTGGTTACATCTGGTCTCTGAAGATCCAGCGCATCGAGAGAACTCATGATCTGTTTGTGAAGCAGATGTATGAGGGAGCATTTCTAGAACAGTCCATGTTGCTTAACACACGTTTTGTGGCCAGGGAGAAAAAGAAGGATGAAAG GTCAAAATGCACGGTAACAATCTATTTGTGTGCAACAATGTGGCATGAGACGTATGATGAAATGATTAAAACTCTCATCTCAATGTTCAG GCTCGACAAATTCcgtccaaaaataaataactacaaaGATGCTTTCTTCGAGTTCCATATTTACTTTGACGATGCTTTTAAGGATGTGCAGAATGGCAACATGCGACATGTAAACGAATATGCTGAGACCCTAGTGGAAGTAGTCAAAGAGGTTTACAC AATTTTTAGTGAGGATGACCCATGTATATTCAAGAAGAAGCCCTGCCTCCCTCAGCAGAAGATCATCAGCACACCATATGGAGGTCGTCTGGAGTACACACTTCCTAAAGGCAACATAATGATGGTTCACCTCAAGGACAAACAGCTGATTCGACACAAAAAGAGATGGTCCCAG ATCATGTACTTATACTACCTACTTGGCTGGAGACTTAATGGCAAGTACCTGAAGATGTTTGAGAAGGGTGGACATGTAGATGAACTGAGGGAACATTTAAAG aaagagaaagagaacacaTACATCTTGGCTCTGGATGGAGACACAGATTTCCAGCCCTCTTCTGTGATGTTACTGATTGACAGGCTTAAACTCTACCCAGAGGTTGGAGCTGCATGTGGCCGGATTCACCCCACTGGCACGG GGCCCATGGTGTGGTATCAGAAATTTGAGTATGCAGTGGGCCACTGGCTGCAGAAGACAGCAGAGCATGTGTTTGGCTGTGTGCTCTGTAGCCCTGGTTGCTTTAGTCTCTTCAGAGGTGCTGCCCTCATGGACGATAACGTCATGAAGAGATACACCACCAAACCAACAGAAGCCAttcaccatgtacagtatgaccAAG GAGAGGACCGCTGGCTCTGCACTCTCTTAGTACAGCAGGGTTGGCGGGTGGAGTATAATGCTGCGTCAGACGCCTACACTAACGCACCACAGGATTTCAAAGAGTTCTACAACCAACGGCGGCGCTGGGGGCCCTCCACCATGGCCAACACCATCGATCTGCTTGGCTCTGGGGGCTTGACCGCTCAGAGGAACAGCTCTATCTCTAAACCTTACATCGTTTATCAGGTCATCAGCATGGGTGCATCCATTCTGGGCCCTGCCACCATCTGCCTGATGATAGCAG GAAGCTTTAATTTCATAGCAAATATGGATCAAAAGCTTGCTCTCATTGCAGCCACGGTGCCTCCAACAATCTACCTGGCACTGTGCTTCAAGCTGAAAGCTGACACCCAAATCCAGATAGCAGCAGTCATGAGTGTTTTGTATGCGTTCCTCATGACTGGAACTATTCTCTCAATCATAG GAGACATAGTGAAAAATGAGACATTTATGACCCCCAGTGGCCTGTTTCTGATTAGCATGACTCTACTGTACGTCATCACAGCAGCCCTTCACCCTCAGGAGCTTTCTCTGGTCATCTATGGGGTTCTCTATTTCCTCTGTATACCCAGTGGCTATCTCCTGCTTTCTATTTACTCCATCGTGAATATGAACAATGTCTCATGGGGGACACGAGAGACTGGGGGCAAAGTGAGCGCCATAAAGAGGAAGGTCAAACAGGCAGCATGCTGTAAATGCCCCTGCTGGAATACCAGTGAAGATACAATTGAAATTGAGCCACTGCTGAGCTCTGTAGTGTCAGATGAGCAAGATCTTAAGATCCACACTGATTCTGAAGAAaatgaaag CTCAAATAAATACTTCACATTACAAACGCCTAGAA GCTGGGTTGAAGATCTTCAAGAAAAATTTCATGACTTTCCACTTCACCAGGACATACTCTCAGAG GATGAAACAGAGTTTTGGAAAGATCTGCAAAAACAGTATTTAGAACCTCTTAAAGAGAACAAAGAGCAACAGGAAAAAGTCGCTGAAGACCTCAAAGAGCTTAGAAACAAG gtgGCATTTGTCTTCTTCATCTGCAATGCTCTTTGGTTGATAGCCACCTTGTTCCTCCAAGCTATTGGAGAACCTGTGGCCTTGGCTATTCCAAAGATATATCCAAATGGGTCTGTTGCAAAAGGCGAAACATTTTCTGTTGATCCAATATCACTGATGTTTCTTCTGAGCTTTGCCTTGCTCTTAATTATGCAATTTTTAGCCATGCTTTATCACAG AATCTACACATTAATCCACTTTGTGGCCTACCTTGGCACTGAGATTGAAACTGTTAGGAAATCAACTGAACCCAGTCATGAAAGAatg gTTTCTAAATCTTCAGAAGCTAATATTAAGTCTAGCACACCACTGGAAATGGCTTCATATGAAGAGATCCCAGCTGCTACAGAAGAGATCTTTAAAGCAACTATATTATAA